The following proteins are encoded in a genomic region of Pyricularia oryzae 70-15 chromosome 6, whole genome shotgun sequence:
- a CDS encoding sulfate transporter 4.1, with translation MSSGDNNSPGGSSRPQAVSRNSTNNASGRNNHAPANPSGLRNVVDPSEDASATNNNGDAGPSEPRSPTRNAASETTSLLRGVHDDHHPHEGQCNHGTFSPRPSSPTSILSSEPSFATSESSTSRLFENFLGTITGNSNDPDWRRKLARRIRSKKMHTSQELAREHGIRDSPLMYLSYYIPCLNWMSQYKRSYLKGDLIAAVTIAGMYLPMALSLADNLAHVPPINGLYGFVFQPFVYALLGSSPQMMVGPEAAGSLLVGSVVKSTLDRTSGTPSSMGGGAENDAELQAKVCGIVGGIAAATVFIAGLTRLGFLDSVLSRPFLRGFISAIGVVIGVDQLIPELGLNKLAAATPAVGHGSSMDKLRFMFDNLDQVHKMTALVAGVSFTVIMVARETKRRLQPRYPGVAYVPDRFIVVVLSAWLAYYFEWEKHGVQILGTVKAASGRPFTFRWPFQPSHVVQIRDAMGTSFLLAMLGFFESSVAAKSLGDQTIFPDIQLSPNRELIALGAANLLGSCFMSLPAFGGYGRSKVNRQTGGKTPMSSLFVSFIALMVILFGLRLFYYLPKPVLSSLISVVAWSLIEECPHDIYFFLRIRAWQELSLMFLIVLTTIFFSLNMGIAIGIGISLLLVIRNSTRPHIQILGRIPGTNRFENAEAHPERLEFVEGCLIVKIPEPLTFANTGQLKNRLRRLELYGTNKAHPALPRLRAQVQNKNVVFDVHGVTSMDGSGTQVLEEIVRGYRDRGVRVFFSRLPSRDSSPVWKLMENSGIVEMVGGIDHFVDDVHEALRLTEGPDSGDLPAAS, from the exons ATGTCATCCGGTGATAATAATTCtcccggcggcagcagccgtCCGCAGGCTGTCTCCCGCAACAGCACCAACAATGCCAGTGGTCGCAACAATCACGCTCCTGCGAACCCGAGCGGCCTGAGGAACGTCGTCGATCCTTCCGAAGACGCCAGCGCTACCAACAACAATGGTGACGCCGGTCCCAGCGAGCCGAGATCACCTACTCGAAATGCCGCTTCCGAAACTACGAGCCTGCTACGTGGCGTCCACGACGACCACCACCCTCACGAAGGGCAATGCAACCACGGCACCTTCTCCCCTCGACCGTCGAGTCCCACGAGCATTCTCTCGTCCGAACCCTCTTTCGCGACGTCAGAGTCGTCAACCTCCCGCTTGTTCGAGAACTTCCTCGGTACCATCACGGGCAATTCAAACGACCCCGACTGGCGGCGGAAGTTGGCACGAAGGATCAGGAGCAAGAAGATGCACACATCCCAGGAGCTGGCCCGCGAGCACGGTATCCGCGATTCGCCGCTCATGTACCTCTCCTACTACATACCCTGCCTCAATTGGATGAGCCAGTACAAGCGCTCGTATCTCAAGGGAGACCTGATTGCTGCTGTCACCATTGCCGGCATGTACCTGCCGATGGCCCTGTCCCTGGCCGACAACCTTGCACACGTCCCGCCCATCAACGGCTTGTATGGTTTCGTCTTCCAGCCCTTCGTATATGCTCTCCTTGGCAGCTCTCCGCAGATGATGGTGGGTCCCGAGGCCGCAGGGTCGCTTCTGGTGGGAAGCGTTGTCAAGTCAACTCTCGACCGTACGTCTGGGACTCCGAGTTCCATGGGAGGAGGGGCCGAGAACGACGCTGAACTGCAAGCCAAGGTTTGCGGCATCGTGGGTGGGATCGCCGCGGCTACCGTGTTTATTGCTGGGTTGACTCGCCTCGGGTTCCTCGACAGTGTGCTTTCGCGGCCGTTCCTCCGGGGTTTCATCTCGGCCATCGGCGTCGTTATTGGCGTCGACCAACTGATCCCCGAACTCGGTCTCAACAAGCTCGCGGCTGCCACTCCTGCCGTCGGGCACGGCAGCAGCATGGACAAGCTGCGGTTCATGTTTGACAATCTCGACCAGGTTCACAAGATGACGGCTCTAGTGGCTGGTGTGAGCTTTACTGTCATTATGGTTGCGAG AGAAACGAAACGCCGTCTCCAGCCGCGTTATCCGGGCGTTGCATACGTCCCCGATCGGTTCATTGTTGTCGTCTTGTCTGCATGGCTTGCATACTACTTTGAATGGGAGAAGCACGGCGTCCAGATCTTGGGCACCGTCAAGGCAGCCTCGGGTCGCCCCTTTACGTTTCGCTGGCCTTTCCAACCCTCTCACGTGGTACAGATTCGCGACGCCATGGGTACCTCGTTCCTCCTTGCGATGCTGGGCTTCTTCGAGTCGTCCGTGGCGGCCAAGAGTCTCGGTGACCAGACCATATTCCCGGACATCCAGCTGAGTCCGAACAGGGAGCTCATCGCACTCGGCGCTGCCAACCTTTTGGGTTCTTGCTTCATGAGCCTGCCGGCTTTTGGCGGGTATGGCAGGAGCAAGGTCAATCGCCAGACTGGTGGCAAGACGCCCATGAGCTCTCTGTTTGTCAGCTTCATTGCTCTGATGGTTATCCTCTTTGGCCTGCGGCTATTCTACTACCTGCCG AAACCGGTACTATCATCCCTTATCAGCGTGGTCGCTTGGTCCCTCATCGAAGAATGCCCGCACGACATTTACTTCTTCCTCCGCATCCGGGCGTGGCAGGAGCTGTCACTCATGTTCCTCATCGTGCTGACGACCATCTTCTTCTCTCTCAACATGGGCATTGCCATCGGCATCGGCATCTCTCTGCTTCTTGTGATCCGAAACTCGACGCGGCCGCACATACAGATTCTCGGCCGCATTCCTGGAACGAACCGATTTGAGAATGCAGAGGCTCACCCGGAGAGGTTGGAGTTTGTCGAGGGCTGCCTGATCGTCAAGATCCCGGAGCCGCTGACCTTTGCCAACACAGGCCAGCTCAAAAACAGGCTGCGCCGGCTGGAATTGTATGGTACCAACAAAGCGCACCCGGCTTTGCCCCGACTGCGAGCCCAGGTCCAGAACAAGAACGTCGTGTTTGACGTCCATGGCGTCACAAGCATGGACGGATCGGGCACTCAGGTACTCGAAGAGATTGTTAGGGGCTACCGGGACCGTGGCGTCCGGGTCTTCTTTAGTCGCCTGCCGTCGAGGGACAGCAGCCCGGTATGGAAGCTCATGGAGAACAGCGGCATTGTCGAAATGGTGGGCGGGATCGATCACTTTGTCGATGACGTGCACGAGGCCCTGCGGTTGACCGAGGGTCCCGATTCCGGGGATCTCCCCGCTGCTTCTTGA
- a CDS encoding vacuolar segregation protein pep7, which yields MSGRKLGGGRILGSGKGLAPPAPPPPQPQQHQHQHHGSVRAPSPFAASEVSSISSGSHNQNTITPPTSSSPLPDFSQDLAANISLDAPSPSNAGAGGLVCPICQEEMLTLLQLNRHIDDMHQELPQVQHDEVMTWIDKQVLKAKKLQPLSLLSQKLRGLEVFESNEDPIINNNVQSSAHHSSSSNATVPRVVEPSVIDPDDLITKKHWQRSTGGDSCTELTCDRRLGPLSGSINCRKCGLLFCEEHTMYQMRLSPRTATHDPARGHWYRVCETCYKSREGYNDHNGLITDHTAAFVAIRKQRVERQNLDIARLEKRLTKLTQLLASPLEEVAAMTPGAGGLLTSPIATLAGQKSTRKAIEQSVVTWEDDASVARCPFCQQEFGSWTFRRHHCRICGRVVCADPQTGCSAEIGLNVASVPQRPSLLQQNSSTYSSTSLGPLRSTALEKRLDPGAGSQGQISVSVRMCRDCSTTIFSKRDVAASIAYKPADQRAYENLRQFERGIRSLMPSFQRSLLALQPPDPNNLHALEKPPPTHAQIQEAAKIRKRLMDAFAKYNLAAKRLRDLPTDNPAQKKLQLAVHAAASTFLHTHMLPLKSVPHMLRSSSSSKPSSAGQQHRRMLSGLNHGNGLAGHLSPLRNGETLAGDGDASSVAGSEVSTAASALETEEKELRERLVVLEEQRFLVQDMVNNARGARRFEEVGALSGNLEELDREIATLKRQVAGVEEKWEGLYATGQGTPGAAR from the exons ATGTCTGGCAGGAAGCTAGGGGGCGGCAGGATCTTGGGGAGCGGAAAGGGTCTCGCTCCTCCGGCGCCGCCCCCGCCGCAGCCACAGCAGCATCAACATCAACATCATGGTTCCGTGAGAGCGCCGAGCCCCTTTGCTGCTTCCGAGGTCAGCAGCATATCTTCAGGCTCGCACAACCAAAACACAATCACACCGCCGACCTCATCCAGTCCTCTACCCGACTTCTCACAAGATCTTGCCGCCAACATCAGTCTCGAtgcgccgtcgccgtcaaATGCTGGAGCCGGTGGGCTGGTGTGCCCAATATGCCAGGAGGAGATG TTGACTCTCCTCCAACTCAATAGGCATATCGACGACATGCACCAGGAGCTACCACAAGTACAACACGACGAGGTCATGACATGGATTGACAAACAGGTTCTAAAGGCAAAAAAGCTACAGCCCCTGTCCCTCCTCAGCCAGAAGCTCCGGGGCCTTGAAGTATTTGAGTCGAACGAAGATCCGATAATCAACAACAATGTGCAATCCTCCGCCCATCATTCTTCATCGTCTAATGCCACAGTACCTCGGGTGGTAGAGCCATCCGTCATAGATCCCGACGATTTGATCACGAAGAAGCACTGGCAAAGGTCGACAGGAGGGGATTCGTGCACGGAATTGACCTGCGATCGTCGCCTTGGTCCGTTGAGCGGAAGCATCAACTGCCGAAAATGTGGGCTGCTATTCTGCGAGGAGCACACCATGTACCAGATGCGGCTAAGTCCCCGTACGGCCACACACGATCCAGCAAGGGGACACTGGTATAGGGTTTGCGAGACTTGTTACAAGTCAAGAGAAGGCTACAATGACCACAACGGGTTGATCACGGACCATACGGCAGCATTTGTGGCCATACGGAAACAACGCGTGGAAAGGCAGAACCTGGATATTGCAAGGTTGGAGAAGCGGTTGACTAAGCTCACGCAACTACTGGCAAGTCCACTTGAAGAGGTGGCTGCCATGACACCCGGAGCAGGCGGGTTGTTGACCTCGCCGATCGCAACGCTGGCGGGCCAAAAGAGCACCAGGAAGGCGATAGAGCAGTCAGTAGTGACGTGGGAGGACGACGCGTCGGTGGCGCGTTGTCCTTTTTGTCAACAAGAGTTTGGATCATGGACATTCAGGAGACATCACTGCCGAATATGTGGAAGGGTAGTATGCGCCGATCCGCAGACCGGCTGCTCGGCCGAGATTGGCTTGAATGTGGCTTCAGTGCCACAACGACCTTCACTGCTACAGCAAAACTCATCCACGTACTCATCTACTTCGCTGGGACCGTTGAGGTCGACAGCCTTAGAAAAGCGTCTCGACCCAGGCGCAGGGTCGCAGGGACAAATCAGCGTGAGCGTGCGAATGTGTCGGGACTGTTCGACCACGATATTCTCGAAGCGAGATGTTGCAGCGTCTATTGCATACAAGCCGGCAGATCAGCGCGCATACGAAAACTTGCGCCAGTTCGAGCGAGGCATACGCTCCTTGATGCCCTCGTTCCAGAGATCCCTCCTTGCCCTGCAGCCCCCAGACCCCAACAACCTCCACGCCTTGGAAAAACCACCGCCGACACACGCGCAGATCCAGGAGGCGGCCAAGATACGCAAACGACTCATGGACGCCTTTGCAAAGTACAACCTTGCTGCCAAAAGGCTCCGCGACCTTCCCACTGATAACCCTGCGCAGAAGAAGCTTCAGCTGGCGGTCCACGCGGCGGCATCGACATTCCTGCACACGCACATGTTGCCCCTGAAAAGTGTGCCGCACATGTTGAGGAGTAGTTCATCATCAAAGCCCTCATCCGCTGGACAGCAGCATAGGCGCATGCTGAGCGGGCTAAATCATGGCAACGGCTTGGCAGGCCATCTCTCACCGCTTCGCAACGGAGAAACACTGGCAGGGGACGGAGATGCGTCTAGTGTCGCAGGCAGTGAAGTGAGCACAGCCGCGTCGGCCCTCGAGACCGAGGAGAAAGAGCTCCGGGAGAGGCTGGTTGTTTTGGAAGAGCAGAGGTTTTTGGTGCAGGACATGGTCAACAACGCGCGCGGGGCCAGGCGGTTCGAAGAGGTCGGCGCGCTCTCTGGGAACCTGGAGGAGCTGGATCGGGAGATTGCGACGCTCAAGAGGCAGGTCGCCGGCGTCGAGGAAAAGTGGGAGGGGCTGTACGCTACCGGTCAAGGGACTCCAGGTGCGGCGAGGTAG